The Carassius gibelio isolate Cgi1373 ecotype wild population from Czech Republic chromosome A19, carGib1.2-hapl.c, whole genome shotgun sequence genome segment AAACCTCAGATCACCACAATCCATAAAAAATCTTGATTCATCTTTGTTTCCCTAGTCGCTCTGCTTTCCACATCTATCTCAGTGGGTTTCAGTAATGACCTGTGAGTGTGCATGCTAAAAACCAATATAAACACACAACCAAACAGCTGTGAAAATATTCATGACACTTTTTTATGAAATGTCAGAGGGAGAAAGGAAAATATAGGCACTGTTATGGAAATGCTCTGCACACACCACCTGCAAATTGCTATGGATAATTTGCTGTGTTGCCACACTCATCAGAAGAGACTTCCATCGCTGTGACCTTTCTACCAATGATTTCTTTCTGTCGCTCTGCCACACTGAAGGTCAAACGGAGCACTAGTCTCAAATTGAACCTGTTGGTTGTGATTACCTTCCCAATGACATTTTGTTAGTCTTGGCCTGTAATTATTTGGTAATAACTTTATTAATCATGTTGTTGCTTAATGACTTGTGACTGAACAGAATGAAATGGCATGAGAAGTGAGAAAGAGAAATCATAGGCAGATTTGACCTGTACTTGAAGCTCAataatgagcgagtacatcatAAATCCATATTCTGAACTTTGTTTTAGCTTACCCTAAAATCATTATGGTGAGTCCCTgttaatcatttatatttaagACCTATTGGGATAGATTTAGCAGGTAACTGCATATTTATGGCCTTCATTCGTTATGGATGAATAAAGGAAAAGCGGTAAGGATACTACTATATGCAGGTGTCATAATAATGGGAAAGGGAGATTGCCtgttataaaatatgaatgaacatcgcttggcttttcaaaaatatgtttagaTTGCATATTTGCCTCACATTTCCTGTGTGATTAAAGTGTATACTGTATGTTGGTAACAATTCCAATCTATAAACCATTTACTACTTTGGTTTATTTGACTTATAGCCTACTAGCGGAGTTATATTAGATATTTGTTTCCACTATTTTACCTTCCAGAATATAAATACCAATTATAATGTCTAATGTTTGCTTTGACAAACTTCATACTTGTAATTCATCAAAGTAATCTCATAATTACCAAAACAATGTTTCTCCATAAGTAACTTGTAGACACTAAGTTACACAGTGTTGCTTGAAACAATCAAACTATTTAGTTTTTTAGCTGAGTCAACAACAGGATTCTTTAAGTATGCGATGAGTAAGGGGTGTGACTCCAACTATGATAGAGATGAAGGGTGAcgtgtttgggaaacctgtttggaaataaTCATTTTGCAGTTCCATTTGGTACATACTACGCAGTTTTAaaaatttcttttatttttcacacaCTGTTTATCAGAATATTTTCATGGGAATAAACTGGTGTGCTCTAAATGGGCCGTTTTGGTCCTCTGCAATACTCTGAAGTTAAATATGTGCAGATTTGGAGGAAAGCACTTGACACATTTTGACACCCCATGaggaatttcaaaataaatagtttttcagCACTGAACACACCTACACAAAACAAACaactttaccacacacacacacacaaaaataaatttaaataaagacttTATGATGAAGAAAATGAGAGTGGTGGCCCATGAAAAATTCACTGGCCCTGGGTGTTGTAGGTGGCGGCCAAGACAttactatgcagttgctagggtggttACTAGGTGATCAGTTACTGGCGCAAGTCAAAAGAGCCCATCTATGATATTCTGGTCCCCTAGATATGGCTCCTTTAGTTCATCATATCATAAATATTATGGTTTAGCAAAGTAAAAGCACACGTCTCTTCAACAAGTCATGCAATTTAAGGTATcatttgtagcaaaaaaaaaaaacaaacaaaaaaaaaaacaaatgcagcctaATAGTTTGATTCAAAAACCCCAGTATCAGCAAGAGTAATGGTGATGCTTGCCTTATTAATCATCACTCATTACAAATTGTGTCCTTAAACAGTGTATTATTAGGCTTTTTATGTagactttgatgaaaggtttctGTGCAAAGCTAAAGTCAGCTGAACACACTGTTCAAAGCTGAATCAGGGTTCATTTACACACTGACAAAGGAGACATAGAAGaacagaagaaagagagaaagagagagattataCACTTCTGCTCGCCACATTCCTTTCTAGAAATGGAGGAATGAGTAAATATAGGTGTTTCACCCTTCCGCATGACTTTACACTGATTTGAAACCATTTGTGTGAAAGTGTTTGTTGTGAGTGAATATTCAACACACTTACATTTCATTATACAGCCAAGCTTCTTCAAATACCCACCTTTTGTCAAATACCCATAACCATAAAGTGCTATGCTTTTTGAACAGTATTAAAAAGGAGCTCCAACacatccaaaaaataaattaaaatcccaAGAAACAGTGTAAGAGCATATAGTATAGACTAATGTGTGAAGATATATGTAGTACTGTATGTTTGAGCGGTACAGCAGTGTGCATGCCTCACGCCAGCAggtggttttctttcttttcacagtctgtctctctctttaaaATGGTAAATATGTCATTTACATAACAGACAAAAGGCTGCAACCTGCTTTAGGTCCATTTTCTGTTGAGGTGCTTTAGATAAGGACAGTATACAGATGGAAAATAAAAGTGGTCGAACTAAAAAATACCAGTCTGAAATCAATCCTTTGTCTTCAGTAAAGTCAAGTagcttttaaaatcttaaatataaCTCTAATTCATTATGTCACAATGCTCCAGCACAGACTTTTAGTATCTTCAAATTATAAAAGGTAAACATGCCACAGGTAAAAAGTGAGATAAAATTATGGCTAAGAAATTAAAAGAGTAATGTTTCATTTTAAGGCCAACGATATCAAGCTCCTTTAAGGAATCAATGCCATTTTAACAAACAAGTAGCACTTTTGAGTTGTGTTTTAGTTGATATGTGATTTCTGAGGAGTTTCTCTGCCAGTGAGTGCACATAAACTGAAGGCCATGTGAGTAATTGCCCAGTGACGTCTGTGATTAGAGCAAAGAGCCAATTACAGCAGCGGAGGGGCGGGGCTTGAGTAGCTCCGCCCCTCTCGCGGGCCgtctttatgtgtgtgtactcCCTGTGCTGACCCAGAAATAACGCGCTCAGCAGCAGCAGTCTGTTCAGACTAGAGTACAGTCGCTGGAGATACCTGCGCTGCTTTACAGAGACCGAGAACACGAAACAGCATCTTGACAACCACAGGATTCAGTTTGACGGTATGTGTGTTTCATATAGAGTTCAGTGTGGTAACGAGAAGGCTGGAGCTTTTGTTCTTTTGGAAATGTTATATCTGAAATCAACATGTATTACTTATTTAAATACATGTACTGTTGGATATAAGGTTGGATAGGTTAAGTGTTCTGGTTTTAAGTCTTCTTACAACTCATATGTTGCTGTAATGTGGTAAGTCTTTTGTTCTACTTAGGAAACAGAATAATTCGGAATGACAATATAGCGCTTTTCTTAAGAGTCAGTATTTAAATATTCTTTATGTTTGCATTTGTATGCACTTTATGCTTGCATTATTGCTATTCTCAAACTGAACATTAATGCTCGTGAGTGTAGGAGACACTTCAACTTTTCTCTAAATAGCCAGCACAGTAAATCCACTAGCCTACGTGCTGATGTTTCTATGTGGTCTGAAAGAGACGGCCAAAGTATGTCGCCTATATTTCATTTATAGACAGATATCATGTAGGTAGACAGAAGAGGAGACATTCTTTGTTTTATGTAGACAGGCGGAGAGGTGAGGCTCCTATAGACCCCAGACTATACTGTCCTTTCATCTCTTATCTCTACCTCAAATTATGACATATATGAGACAAAATTAGTAATTCTTAAACATATGTTCTGATTTACTTCTTAAGCTATTGTTGTTAAAGAGACAATAACACTGGACAGAACATTTACTGACAATGAATAGGACTGCTTGTGATAACAAAAAAGGAAAGTAATCTGCATGTTATCAACTGTATGAATTAAGaagattaattatatatatatatatatatatatatatatatatatatatatatatatatgctttatttaATAACTTATGCATGCCTATAGATCAATACTTGATTGTAATATCATTGCGCTTTACAAtttagtttaatataatatacattttctagACTCTAAACACTGCCGTTTCATGTGAGTAAATCCAATAATTCATGCCTTTTGTCATTATATCTTGCCGGGTCTGACATGCATCTGGCAGTAGGTTGGCTTTGTTTGTCCACCTCCCTGCCTGTTATTGTTTTGATCTTCCTGGTGTCTTCTTGATGCTCCTTACTGCAATATTTACATCGCAATATTAAAGGGCTCAAATCATCATCTATCTGCTTTAAGTTTGCAACCACAATGGGTTTTTGTTCTtgctatatatacataaataatgcaaaataattacataaaataaaacacattttcttaaTCTGTATATCTCATACAGATGGTACATCAGGTACTCtgtatacagtgggtatagaaaagagtCAGCCCCCTTtgcaataatcacattttgttgtttttcagctTGAAATTAAGATATACACAGTTTTTTTGCCGTATGCatctgtatttactcagtgcaactgaTAGCATTCAAGTGAATAATATAACACCAacacaacaaaagaaaacaaaatgagttGGTAAAAGGACATCCCCctttgttgaaccaccttttgctttaaatactgcctttagtctgttgggatttgTCTCTACAAACTCTGCACATCAAGACTTTGCAATAGTTGCACACTCTTCTTTGAAGAACTACTCAAGTTCAGTTAAATCTGATGGTTAGTGTTTGTGGACTGGAGTCTTCACAGATTTTCAATGgagtttaagtctgggctctgacgaGGCCATGCAATGACATTCAGCTTTTTCTCCTTCAGccactgtgtgctcagttttactgtgtgtaaagtaaaccttcttcccattgacaactttctggcagagggcagcagatttccCTAAGAATTTGATGGTACTTTTCCCCATCCATTAAATGTTTTGaatccatctcctgacttgtgcctgtccacagTTTTATCCTGGAGATCTTTTAACAGTGTCTTGCCccccatagttgattgtttgcttcagttgcactaccaaggacttaAATGCTCTAGGAatgctcttttcatgctgagcatGAGCACATCTGATCACAGTggaaagtcaaatggctttgtgtgccattgagaaggcGATAAGCTTACAAGTCATTTTTAGAAGGATCACCAAGAAAAAGGGTGATCCATTTTTCAACtaagtgattattatttttattttttttctgacatatttgtgttataattttcacttggatgttattagttgcactgagtaaatacagatggataaaaaaaatctgtctttatttaagtctgtaaaagaaaaaaaaaagtgattattttaaagcgGGGCAAATCTTTTATATAcccactgtacacacacacacatatagatagatagataaatagatatgtAACATAGCATGTAAGTCTGATCCAAACAGATTAGCCAGACATCCTAATATTAGTATAATGTTTACTACTGATGGTTTTCAAGAAACTGAAAGTGTTTACAGCTTATACTGAGAACCTGCGTGTATATTTGATCCTGATTGCTGACATTCTTCTCATATCTCTGCAGTTGAGAAGGCATGGCTGAACACATGATGCCTATGACCCACGGCTCTGCTGGAGGTGGCCTGCATGGGTATCGCATGGGAATGAACGGCCCTTCTCCACACGGACATCAGCCCGGTCTGCGGACCCTCCCCAATGGGCAGCTCATGCATTACAGCAGGGGTCCCCAGGGCTCAATGGACGCGGCCATGAGGCAGAGGAACGTGATGAACGGCGTCATGAACGGACCTGTCAATGGCCAGATGAGCAGCGGACACCCCCACCAAATGCAACAACCCAGTATGATGTACGGAGGTCCAAATCAGCAACTGCAGGGTCACCCTCCAACCCAGCACCATCATATGCACCCCCAGAGCCAGCACCCACAGCAGTATATGGGTGGAGGAGGCCTTACAGCATCTCAGCAGCTTATGGCGAGCATGCATCTTCAGAAACTCAATACTCAGTACCGTGGACACCCTCACGGGCCTATGAATAGCCATCACATGGGAAACGTCCAGCACAGGATGGGTCCTGCTCAGTTGGCAGGTATGCAGATGGGGATGGGTGGGCCAGCGTTGGGCCTCAACGTCATGGACATGGACTTGATTGATGAGGAGGTTCTGACGTCCTTGGTGCTGGAGTTGGGGTTGGACCGGGTTCAAGAGTTGCCTGAGCTTTTCCTTGGACAAAACGAGTTTGATTTCATCTCGGACTTTGTGTGCAAGCAGCAACCAAGTACTGTCAGCTGCTGAGGTTCTGGAATCAGAGAAAGATGTGGTCGCCAAGATGAAGCTGGGGCAAGACAAGAAAAGCTAAAACAACAAGGTTCTCTGTGAAGCTGTCTTTCAGTGAGGGCATATACTTTCTGGATGTTCTTCACTCTTTGAAGAAGTTTCGGGTGCAAGAGAGGTTTTGGGGAGCAGGCCTTGTCTCGTCCCATTGGTCAACCTGGATTGATGTGACCAAGTGTCCCAGGGTTGAATGCAACTTCACATGTTGGAAAACAAAGTCTGCTTGAAACTTTGCAGAAACTGCTTTGCCTCCTCAGGGGGCATCTAGAATCAATagcatttagaaatgtatttatgaatAACACCTTACCAAAAAGCAGACATGATTCGTGGTGATAGAGACTCACCTTTTCTCAAACTAACCCCATGACTTGTGATAAAAAGCTGTTTGAATGAGTGCGTTATGTGGGAATTGAAGGCTGGTACTTCAAAACGGGTTGTTTTTCCAGTAGCTCTTAATGGTATTTGAAATGTTAAGGGGGTGGTGAGGTGGTAGTGGTTGGGTACTTTGTGCACAGTGTTTCCATTCTATTGCTATTCAAAATTTgacttgaaaaaaaagaaaaagaaatgtgtcTTATTTGTTTTGCTACATCTGACTGAATAAGACCCGAAACTAGTGTCTTACATTCACTATAGGATGTGTCTTGATACTTTCAGGAATATTTCTGTCTTGACTGGGAAATGGTGGAATGTTCTGTAGCCTCCCTTATGAAATGCTGAGCCTGTGCTCCATGCTGATGATGAGTCTGAACTATAAAACTGCCTTATAGTTTTTTTACACGGATAGTGACAAATATTCACTGTAGACATTCTTACCTTGTTCCATGGAATGAGGAAGAAACTGCTGTCTTTGTCGCCTCTTTGAATCATACATCGAAACTCCAGCTGTTATGTAGTGTTTCCTCATATACTTCTTGTTGTAGTGAAGAACGTGGACCACAATCTCCATTAAGCCACATGCTAAATAAACAATTTCTGCTTGTTTCTAAATTGACCTGAATGTCAATCATCCAACTATTGGTCAAAACAACCACTAAACAACCAAAAATAACACACATTTCCTGATTGGTGCATTGAAAGCCTAGCTCACAAACCAGCACAAAAAGTTTCTTCCTTTCTCGCTCCCCAAACACTGCAGGTTTAAACCTGATTACATTCAAATTACACTTGCAACCTCCTTGTTAATTGATGTCAGCATGGTCTGTCATCTCAGATGGCCTGATGATTACAAAAAGGACATGTTCATTTGCTTGCTATCGCTCAGGGTGTAATGATGGGTTGGTAAGGGCAGCCCTGCTGGTTTTGAGAACTTCCTGTGTCGTTATGTTGCTAGTTCTTGTGCTGAGATCTCTGTGGGGGTTGGATTGGTATGGAAATAGCACAGTGTACAGTACTACTAGGTTAATCTGTTCAACCAGAGCCATGCTCAACTCTTGCCACCCCTGCTGGGGTAATTGCTGTACGTAAAGCTTAAAATTGTGAACAATTGACACCAAATGAAAATGCACAAATTGATGGGTCATATCCTATGTTTTACAACTCCATCTTGGCAGATTGTTTACATATGGGATGAAAAATTCAATTTTCAGACTTTGATTTCGTCAGTATCGATTTGTATTTCTCGTATCAGTAGATTGGTAGATATTGCTTATTCTGTAATTTGTGATACTTGGATGATTATTAACAATTCACATCtagaaacagaaaaatcaaatgATCTGTAGATTTGTAATTGATGATTAAATGATTTTTCACATTCCCAGCAATCCaaacatgttttttgttgtttttgttgttgttttgtttaaggGATGGAGTACGTGAAGGTTTAAATGAATGCTACTTGAGTTTGTCAGTCTTAATGTCCCTTGCAAATGCAATTGTATGTTCTCTTTCAAGCTGTGTGCTGTCATGTACTGTCGCCATGCTCccacaaatgatttttttttttaaatgttgttgatTCTACcttaagaaaatgtatttattttcattgaaaataaaatatttatttaaagacatGGTTCATAGAGTGTAATTGCATGTCTAATTAAATTTCGGTAACGACAATCGCAGGACACAACAAATTCAGTTTCTGAACCGACACATTGATTAGTTTTTCTCTtaattaaagtatatttatatcaGTTCAACATTTTACACAGTAACAACGGGGGAACGGtgatgctgtttaaaaaaaaaaaatcaaaaagtgatatCAAACCCATCTCTGACAGTATCAAAATGGTtttcattca includes the following:
- the LOC127935813 gene encoding cbp/p300-interacting transactivator 3 gives rise to the protein MAEHMMPMTHGSAGGGLHGYRMGMNGPSPHGHQPGLRTLPNGQLMHYSRGPQGSMDAAMRQRNVMNGVMNGPVNGQMSSGHPHQMQQPSMMYGGPNQQLQGHPPTQHHHMHPQSQHPQQYMGGGGLTASQQLMASMHLQKLNTQYRGHPHGPMNSHHMGNVQHRMGPAQLAGMQMGMGGPALGLNVMDMDLIDEEVLTSLVLELGLDRVQELPELFLGQNEFDFISDFVCKQQPSTVSC